The window ACGTTGGGTAGGTGGACAATGAGTGATGCAAGCAAACAGCGGGACCAGCCGGGGGACCCGCGGAGCGGCTACTACTCGGGCTCCTTCCCGGAGCAGATCCAGAAACAGCCCGGCCTGACCGCACTCATGGATCCCCAGCCGGATCACGGTGAGGAGAGCTACCAGGGCAGCGGCGCCCTCGAGGGCAAGGCCGCCCTGATCACGGGCGGGGACTCCGGAATCGGCAAGGCGGTGGCCATCGCGTTCGCCCGCGAGGGGGCCGACGTCGCCATCTCCTACTTGCCGGAGGAAGAAGCTGACGCCCAGGACACCGCCATGTGGATCCGCAAGACCGGCCGGAAGGCGCTGCTGTTCGCCGGAGACGGGCGTACTGAAGAGTTCGCCGCCAAGATCGTGGACGATGCTCTTGCTGAGTTTGGCCGCCTGGACGTCGTGGTGTTGAATGCCGGCTACCAGAAGAACCGCGACAGCTTCGAATCCCTCACCACCGAGGAATTCGACCGCGTCTTCAAAACCAACCTTTACTCGCTGATCTGGACCGCGCGGGCGGCAGTTCCGCATCTGAAACCCGGTGCGTCCGTCATTACGACCGCATCCATCCAGGCCTTCAACCCTTCGCCTGAGCTCATTGACTACGCCATGACCAAAGCCGCGCAG is drawn from Micrococcaceae bacterium Sec5.8 and contains these coding sequences:
- a CDS encoding SDR family oxidoreductase, which gives rise to MSDASKQRDQPGDPRSGYYSGSFPEQIQKQPGLTALMDPQPDHGEESYQGSGALEGKAALITGGDSGIGKAVAIAFAREGADVAISYLPEEEADAQDTAMWIRKTGRKALLFAGDGRTEEFAAKIVDDALAEFGRLDVVVLNAGYQKNRDSFESLTTEEFDRVFKTNLYSLIWTARAAVPHLKPGASVITTASIQAFNPSPELIDYAMTKAAQVAFTKALAQEPGPKGIRVNAVAPGPIWTPLIPATEWPDKLPSFGQDTPLQRAGQPAELAAAYVLLASEHGSYISGAVLPVTGGKGL